From the Streptomyces sp. Tu 2975 genome, one window contains:
- a CDS encoding DUF461 domain-containing protein: MSSSLRRGALAGAAIVFSIASLSACGAGNDAQTLGVRPDNAATAVDNLKLQNVNVITQPKPDVKGPAVVALTIFNDGVKPQTLESITLPGSDAKVKLTPAKGSKAVTVPAQGRLIIGGKDNASAVIENGNQEMNDGSNREVVFRFSETGDITLRALVVPATNYFKDFGPTEVPKPKPSPAAPTTSPSGSPSGAPTGTPASPEAPEGDTEAAGSEPELPTDSASASHSAGH, translated from the coding sequence GTGAGCAGCAGCCTTCGACGCGGTGCCCTCGCCGGCGCTGCCATCGTCTTCTCGATCGCCTCGCTCTCCGCCTGCGGTGCGGGCAACGACGCGCAGACCCTCGGTGTCAGGCCGGACAACGCGGCCACCGCCGTCGACAACCTGAAGCTGCAGAACGTCAACGTCATCACGCAGCCGAAGCCGGACGTGAAGGGCCCCGCCGTGGTGGCCCTGACGATCTTCAACGACGGCGTGAAGCCGCAGACCCTCGAGTCGATCACGCTGCCGGGCTCCGACGCCAAGGTGAAGCTGACCCCCGCCAAGGGCTCCAAGGCCGTCACCGTCCCCGCGCAGGGCCGCCTCATCATCGGCGGCAAGGACAACGCGTCCGCCGTGATCGAGAACGGCAACCAGGAGATGAACGACGGCTCGAACCGAGAGGTCGTCTTCCGGTTCAGCGAGACGGGCGACATCACGCTGCGGGCCCTGGTCGTCCCGGCGACGAACTACTTCAAGGACTTCGGCCCGACCGAGGTACCGAAGCCGAAGCCGTCGCCCGCCGCCCCGACGACGTCCCCCTCGGGCAGCCCGTCCGGCGCCCCCACCGGCACCCCGGCCTCCCCCGAAGCGCCGGAGGGCGACACGGAGGCGGCCGGCAGCGAGCCCGAGCTGCCGACCGACTCGGCGTCCGCGTCGCACAGCGCGGGCCACTGA